In Perognathus longimembris pacificus isolate PPM17 chromosome 23, ASM2315922v1, whole genome shotgun sequence, a single genomic region encodes these proteins:
- the LOC125341192 gene encoding zinc finger protein 764-like gives MGVQLRLRRTEASLPTGTEGVLRLARVASAAILDEGRKTKRLAAWERQRPAHDYLRAKFGDAASPPSLGRHLPVLMLCDPPSALSFLPLVGPPEASSSLSVLTRGPRAGLGGVLGCRAPPRTTDSGRRCGGRPVPMAPPLAPIPTRQPNGAGPAGRKSGAVSFADVAVYFSPEEWGCLRPAQRVLYRDVMRETYGLLRALGSRGTKPALITWVEEEAELWSLDAQDPEVARCQASTALDSRNKEEKRGGDVMEALQETLSTDTGPPRMQGLELPSAGLPQGAKASHRGRPPLRAHPSVSRADQRHGCYVCGKSFAWRSTLVEHLYTHTGEKPFHCPDCKKGFGRTSSLSKHRAIHRGDRPHRCPDCGRAFTQSSSLTTHLRIHTGEKPYCCADCGRGFSQNSSLHKHQRVHSGLTPFSCADCGRAFGQASDLRRHMRTHTGEKPYRCPDCGRCFRHSSEMLAHRRRAHTGERPYPCPQCGRCFIQKSAMTKHQRVHRPGAGTRGSRASSGFPRLLAGDLGDLDPPVGFQHYPDIFQECKAWP, from the exons ATGGGGGTGCAGCTCCGCCTCCGGCGCACCGAGGCGTCGTTGCCCACGGGCACGGAAGGGGTTCTCAGACTGGCACGTGTAGCCTCCGCGGCCATTTTGGATGAGGGCAGGAAGACAAAGCGACTCGCGGCCTGGGAGCGGCAACGCCCCGCGCACGATTACCTAAGGGCAAAGTTCGGAGACGCCGCGTCGCCGCCATCTTTAGGAAGGCATCTTCCGGTTCTGATGCTGTGTGACCCGCCCTCAGCTCTCAGTTTTCTTCCTCTCGTGGGCCCTCCAGAGGCGTCTTCCAGCCTCTCGGTCCTCACGCGAGGCCCTCGGGCCGGGCTGGGAGGGGTTCTCGGGTGCCGGGCGCCCCCCAGAACCACAGACTCGGGCCGGAGGTGCGGCGGCCGCCCGGTTCCCATGGCGCCGCCTCTGGCTCCGATCCCCACCCGACAGCCGAACGGAGCCGGTCCCGCGGGCAGGAAGTCCGGGGCCGTGAGCTTCGCGGACGTGGCCGTGTACTTCTCCCCCGAGGAGTGGGGGTGTCTGCGCCCCGCGCAGAGGGTCCTGTACCGGGACGTGATGCGGGAGACCTACGGCCTCCTGCGCGCGCTCG gaagcagaggcacCAAGCCGGCACTCATCACCTGGGTAGAGGAAGAGGCTGAACTGTGGAGTTTGGATGCCCAGGATCCAGAGGTGGCCAGGTGTCAGGCCAGCACCGCTCTAG ATTCCAGAAACAAGGAAGAGAAACGAGGAGGGGATGTGATGGAAGCGCTGCAAGAGACACTTTCTACCGACACTGGGCCACCTAGGATGCAGGGTCTCGAACTCCCTTCTGCTGGGCTCCCTCAGGGCGCCAAAGCATCTCACCGGGGTCGTCCCCCACTCCGTGCCCACCCCTCTGTCTCCCGAGCAGACCAGCGGCATGGCTGTTATGTGTGTGGCAAGAGTTTCGCCTGGCGCTCTACACTAGTGGAGCACCTCTATACCCACACCGGAGAGAAGCCCTTCCACTGTCCTGACTGCAAAAAAGGCTTTGGCCGGACCTCCTCCCTGAGCAAGCACCGGGCCATCCACCGAGGGGATCGGCCCCACCGCTGCCCTGACTGTGGCCGAGCCTTCACACAGAGCTCCTCCCTCACCACGCACCTGCGGATCCACACTGGTGAGAAGCCCTACTGCTGCGCTGATTGTGGCCGTGGCTTCAGCCAGAACTCCTCCCTCCACAAGCACCAGCGGGTGCACAGCGGCTTGACCCCCTTCTCTTGTGCTGACTGCGGCCGAGCCTTCGGCCAAGCCTCGGACCTTAGGCGGCACATGCGCACCCACACTGGGGAAAAGCCCTACCGGTGCCCAGACTGTGGCCGCTGCTTCCGCCATAGCTCAGAAATGTTAGCCCACAGGCGGCGGGCCCACACCGGCGAGCGCCCTTATCCCTGCCCTCAGTGTGGCAGATGCTTCATCCAGAAGTCAGCCATGACTAAGCATCAGCGGGTCCACCGCCCTGGAGCTGGGACCCGCGGGAGCCGGGCATCTAGTGGCTTCCCTAGGCTGCTGGCCGGCGACCTGGGAGACCTGGATCCACCTGTAGGATTCCAGCATTACCCAGATATATTCCAGGAATGTAAGGCATGGCCTTAA